The Achromobacter deleyi genome has a window encoding:
- the acpA gene encoding acid phosphatase, which produces MSDKEKSTGEPSQESTGATPPVRATRRGFLTGIAALGASAAAMGALSGCSSDDDDDTPAAPAPAPDPTPAPAPDPTKQLRENVKTLVVIFAENRSFNNLFANFPGVEKPLSALTPADYTQTDRDGTPLPVLPPVWNGMVPTSQQANHITYQVDQAAAYMNNLPNAPFPLQGPQGEPLPQGVVTRDLWHVFYQNQMQINGGKNDRFVAWADSGALVMGHYSDSAYNLRLWKLAQEFVLCDNFFQGAFGGSFLNHQYLVAGRPPFYPDAADSVAKTQIAQLQSSDPADPRLAPKPASPASALTGIPQFGASALTPDGYGVNTMAPPYWPSFSRDATDPTLADASSPQTMVPQSHNNIGDLMSAKGLDWAWYAGGWQAAVDSTASTGFPSSPNFQAHHQPFNYFKSTAPGTPARAAHVRDGGLGDLSSTNKFLADAEAGTLPPLTFYKPQGNLNMHAGYADVDSGDRHIAHIIDSLRKSKQWDNMVVVITVDENGGWWDHVAPPQGDRWGPGTRIPAVIVSPFAKKGTVDHTIYDTGSILRLATRLFDLPMLEGLKARDDAMTARGQAAMGDLTNALTFSA; this is translated from the coding sequence ATGTCTGACAAAGAAAAAAGCACTGGAGAACCGTCCCAGGAATCCACGGGCGCGACGCCGCCCGTGCGCGCCACCCGCCGCGGTTTTCTCACCGGCATCGCCGCCCTGGGCGCCAGCGCGGCGGCCATGGGCGCGCTGTCCGGCTGCTCAAGCGACGACGACGATGACACCCCTGCCGCGCCCGCACCGGCGCCCGACCCCACCCCGGCGCCGGCTCCGGACCCGACCAAGCAGCTGCGCGAGAACGTCAAGACGCTGGTGGTGATCTTTGCCGAGAACCGCAGCTTCAACAACCTCTTCGCCAACTTCCCCGGCGTGGAGAAGCCTTTGTCCGCGCTGACACCGGCCGACTACACGCAGACCGACCGCGACGGCACGCCGCTGCCGGTATTGCCGCCCGTCTGGAACGGAATGGTGCCCACGTCGCAGCAGGCCAACCACATCACCTATCAGGTGGATCAGGCCGCCGCCTACATGAACAACCTGCCCAACGCGCCATTCCCGCTGCAGGGCCCGCAAGGCGAGCCCTTGCCGCAAGGCGTCGTCACGCGCGACCTCTGGCATGTGTTCTATCAGAACCAGATGCAGATCAACGGCGGCAAGAACGACCGGTTCGTCGCATGGGCGGACTCGGGCGCGCTCGTCATGGGTCATTACAGCGACTCCGCCTACAACCTGCGCCTGTGGAAGCTGGCCCAGGAATTCGTGCTGTGCGACAACTTCTTCCAGGGCGCGTTCGGCGGCTCGTTCCTGAACCACCAGTACCTGGTGGCGGGACGCCCGCCTTTCTATCCCGATGCGGCGGACTCGGTCGCCAAGACGCAGATTGCGCAACTGCAAAGCTCGGATCCCGCCGACCCGCGCCTTGCGCCCAAACCCGCGTCGCCGGCCAGCGCGCTTACCGGCATCCCGCAGTTCGGCGCCAGCGCGCTGACGCCCGACGGCTATGGCGTCAACACCATGGCCCCGCCCTACTGGCCGTCATTCAGCCGCGATGCGACCGATCCGACGCTGGCGGACGCGAGCAGCCCGCAAACCATGGTGCCGCAATCGCACAACAACATCGGCGACCTGATGAGCGCCAAGGGACTGGACTGGGCCTGGTACGCCGGCGGCTGGCAGGCCGCCGTGGACTCGACCGCGAGCACGGGCTTTCCGTCCTCGCCCAACTTCCAGGCGCATCACCAGCCCTTCAACTATTTCAAGAGCACCGCGCCCGGCACCCCGGCGCGCGCGGCGCACGTGCGCGACGGCGGCCTGGGCGACCTGAGCTCCACCAACAAATTCCTGGCCGACGCCGAAGCCGGCACCCTGCCCCCGCTGACGTTCTACAAGCCGCAAGGAAACCTGAACATGCATGCGGGCTACGCTGACGTGGACTCGGGCGACCGGCACATCGCGCACATCATCGACAGCCTGCGCAAAAGCAAGCAGTGGGACAACATGGTGGTGGTGATCACCGTCGACGAAAACGGCGGCTGGTGGGACCACGTGGCGCCGCCGCAAGGCGACCGCTGGGGCCCGGGAACCCGCATCCCGGCGGTGATCGTCTCGCCCTTCGCCAAGAAGGGCACCGTGGACCACACGATCTACGACACAGGCTCGATCCTGCGCCTGGCGACGCGGCTCTTCGACCTGCCCATGCTGGAAGGCCTGAAGGCGCGCGATGACGCAATGACCGCGCGCGGCCAGGCCGCGATGGGCGACCTGACCAATGCCTTGACGTTCAGCGCCTGA
- a CDS encoding DUF3079 domain-containing protein: MAKKFPLHPKHPERICWGCDRYCPTDSMACGNGSGRTMHPAESLGDDWYLVGDWGFEDAEEKPAPQPLDISQ, from the coding sequence ATGGCCAAGAAGTTTCCCCTACACCCCAAACACCCCGAGCGCATCTGCTGGGGCTGTGATCGCTATTGCCCCACGGACTCGATGGCCTGCGGCAACGGATCCGGGCGCACCATGCATCCCGCGGAATCACTGGGCGACGATTGGTACCTGGTTGGAGACTGGGGGTTCGAAGACGCCGAGGAAAAGCCTGCTCCCCAGCCCCTGGACATCAGCCAATAG
- a CDS encoding short chain dehydrogenase, whose translation MKIILIGASGTIGSAVAQELGQRHEIIAAGKTRGQYQVDVTRSDSIRELFKHVGKVDAIVSTTGSLHFGPLNEMTAEQFKIGLHDKLLGQVDLALIGQHYVNAGGSITLTSGILSDEPIRYGANASAVNAAIDGFVRGAAVELQGIRINAVSPTVLQESLGSYGPYFPGFEAAPASRVALAYSRSVEGAQTGRVFRVW comes from the coding sequence ATGAAAATCATCCTCATCGGCGCCAGCGGCACCATCGGCAGCGCGGTCGCCCAAGAACTCGGCCAACGCCATGAAATCATCGCCGCAGGCAAGACCCGCGGCCAATATCAGGTGGACGTGACCCGCAGCGACAGCATTCGCGAACTGTTCAAACACGTGGGCAAGGTCGACGCCATCGTGTCCACCACCGGCAGCCTGCACTTCGGTCCCTTGAACGAAATGACGGCCGAACAATTCAAGATCGGCCTGCACGACAAGCTGCTCGGCCAGGTGGACCTGGCGCTCATCGGCCAGCATTACGTCAACGCCGGCGGCTCCATCACGCTGACCAGCGGCATCCTCAGCGACGAGCCCATCCGCTACGGCGCCAACGCATCCGCGGTGAACGCCGCCATCGATGGTTTCGTGCGCGGCGCCGCGGTGGAGCTGCAAGGCATCCGCATCAACGCCGTGAGTCCCACGGTCCTGCAGGAATCGCTGGGCAGCTACGGCCCCTACTTCCCCGGTTTCGAAGCAGCGCCCGCCAGCCGCGTGGCCCTGGCCTACAGCCGCAGCGTGGAAGGCGCGCAGACCGGGCGCGTATTCCGGGTCTGGTAG
- a CDS encoding LysR family transcriptional regulator has protein sequence MDRLLSMEVFVAVVELGSLTAAAARHDMSPAMVAKHIKGLEARLGLRLMNRTTRRQSLTEAGQAYFARCKTILADIRDAEQGAEALRSAPRGHLRITSSVSFGSFALTPVIADYLSIYPDVSVELALSDTVEDVVASRFDLALRIGEPADSGLVARRIGLYQMIICAAPAYLERYGTPASPGDLARHQCLDFSHWSRRTGWRLGTDEGAEMGYPTGRFVSNNGQALRQAALAGFGIVLQPELLLAEDVRAGRLIPILQPYWPVARPITLLYPKDRQALPKLTTFVDFVVARFTR, from the coding sequence ATGGACCGCCTGCTCAGCATGGAAGTCTTTGTGGCGGTCGTGGAGCTTGGCAGCCTCACGGCGGCGGCGGCCAGGCACGATATGTCTCCAGCCATGGTGGCCAAGCACATCAAGGGGCTGGAGGCGCGGCTGGGCCTGCGGCTGATGAACCGCACCACGCGGCGGCAAAGCCTGACCGAGGCGGGGCAAGCCTACTTTGCGCGCTGCAAGACCATCCTGGCGGACATCCGCGACGCGGAACAGGGCGCCGAGGCGCTGCGCTCGGCTCCACGCGGGCATCTGCGCATTACGTCGTCGGTGTCGTTCGGATCGTTCGCGCTGACGCCGGTGATTGCCGACTACCTGTCGATCTATCCCGACGTCAGCGTGGAGCTGGCGCTGAGCGATACCGTGGAAGATGTGGTCGCGTCGCGATTCGACCTGGCCCTGCGCATCGGCGAGCCAGCGGATTCGGGGCTGGTGGCGCGCAGGATAGGGCTGTACCAGATGATCATCTGCGCGGCACCTGCCTATCTGGAACGCTACGGTACGCCAGCGTCCCCGGGCGACCTCGCCAGGCATCAATGCCTGGATTTCTCGCATTGGAGCCGTCGTACCGGCTGGCGCCTGGGCACGGACGAAGGCGCGGAAATGGGCTATCCCACGGGCCGCTTCGTGTCGAACAATGGGCAGGCGCTAAGGCAGGCGGCGCTGGCCGGCTTCGGCATCGTGCTGCAGCCGGAACTGTTGCTGGCCGAGGATGTGCGCGCAGGCCGCCTGATTCCGATACTGCAGCCGTATTGGCCCGTGGCCAGGCCGATCACGCTGTTGTATCCGAAGGACAGGCAGGCCTTGCCCAAGCTCACGACTTTCGTGGACTTCGTGGTGGCGCGCTTCACGCGGTAG
- a CDS encoding helix-turn-helix transcriptional regulator, with product MEMIIPFSWRLPDVFVRSPDGVLHRVVRHATTTETIAKLEGMPSNYHLDCECKLDNGETLCWIGNDQYRQLNGGAIFLAESATTTPRGGPRKSGAAPGDEKKASTPPSPRKKLAVGHDRLPSAVVNLKTGNDWSLIRAWREHLNISTADMAARLGVDHSIYIDLERPRPRPRQIILDRVSAALGVAPEQLDDSLLEGHFP from the coding sequence GTGGAGATGATCATTCCGTTTTCCTGGAGACTTCCCGATGTCTTCGTACGTTCGCCGGACGGTGTGCTGCACCGTGTGGTGCGTCATGCCACGACCACGGAAACCATCGCCAAACTTGAAGGCATGCCCAGCAATTACCACCTGGATTGCGAGTGCAAGCTTGATAACGGTGAAACCCTGTGCTGGATAGGCAACGATCAGTATCGCCAGTTGAACGGCGGCGCCATCTTCCTTGCCGAATCCGCGACCACGACACCTCGTGGCGGCCCCCGCAAAAGCGGCGCCGCCCCGGGGGATGAAAAAAAGGCAAGCACGCCGCCTTCCCCGCGCAAGAAGCTTGCCGTGGGGCATGACCGCTTGCCATCGGCAGTAGTCAATCTGAAAACCGGCAACGATTGGAGCCTGATACGCGCATGGCGCGAGCACCTCAATATCAGCACTGCGGATATGGCTGCCCGGCTGGGCGTTGATCATTCCATCTATATCGACTTGGAACGGCCGCGCCCGCGGCCACGGCAGATCATCCTGGATCGCGTATCGGCGGCCCTGGGCGTTGCGCCGGAACAACTCGATGATTCATTGCTGGAAGGGCATTTTCCTTAG
- a CDS encoding SIR2 family NAD-dependent protein deacylase, producing MKNTHHDIPPALAQALRQARRVVVFTGAGVSAESGIATFRDALTGLWSRFDAQALATPEAFREHPDIVWGWYEWRRAQVLRATPNAAHLAIAELARHVPELVVITQNVDDLHERAGSAQVTHLHGSLHAPRCSACGAPQAFAVQTPDEPDAGRRIEPPACTHCGAPVRPGVVWFGESLPAEAWSAALRAAQECDLMFSIGTSALVYPAAELPRRALASGATVVQVNPVATPLDAQAHHNLRGAAADVMPRLLASAGFGLAACGPDRQMDRSAGTAREDP from the coding sequence ATGAAAAACACGCATCACGATATTCCGCCCGCGCTTGCGCAAGCGTTGCGCCAGGCGCGTCGCGTTGTCGTTTTCACGGGGGCCGGCGTGTCCGCCGAAAGCGGCATCGCCACCTTCCGGGATGCGTTGACGGGCCTGTGGTCCCGGTTCGACGCGCAGGCGCTGGCCACGCCCGAAGCGTTCAGGGAGCATCCCGATATCGTGTGGGGCTGGTACGAATGGCGGCGCGCGCAGGTCTTGCGCGCCACGCCCAACGCCGCGCACCTGGCCATCGCGGAACTGGCGCGGCATGTGCCTGAACTCGTCGTCATCACGCAGAATGTGGACGACCTGCACGAACGCGCGGGCAGCGCTCAGGTCACGCATCTGCATGGGAGCCTGCACGCGCCGCGCTGTTCAGCTTGCGGAGCGCCGCAAGCCTTTGCCGTGCAGACGCCCGACGAGCCCGATGCCGGCCGGCGCATCGAGCCGCCCGCCTGCACGCATTGCGGGGCGCCGGTAAGGCCCGGCGTCGTGTGGTTCGGAGAGAGCCTGCCCGCCGAAGCCTGGAGCGCCGCCTTGCGCGCGGCACAAGAATGCGACCTGATGTTCAGCATCGGCACCTCGGCCCTGGTCTACCCCGCCGCGGAACTGCCCCGGCGCGCACTGGCGTCGGGCGCCACCGTTGTTCAGGTCAACCCCGTCGCCACGCCGCTGGATGCGCAAGCGCATCACAACCTGCGCGGCGCCGCCGCCGACGTGATGCCCAGACTGCTTGCCAGCGCCGGTTTTGGCCTGGCCGCTTGCGGCCCCGACCGGCAAATGGACCGGTCCGCAGGGACGGCGCGTGAGGATCCGTGA
- a CDS encoding cysteine dioxygenase produces the protein MPESHAGLDRLRRFIATATRLASPQALEQTPALQAAFADLVAHDDWLPEACTAPHPQYYQQYLLHCDPLERFSLVSFVWGPGQFTPVHDHEVWGYVGMLRGAEINQRYVRRADGALAQAGEATTLQPGDVERLSPAEGDIHRVSNAYPDRVSISVHLYGGNIGAVSRHVYDPATGQAKPFVSGYSSPSLPNLWDRSEAVRAAIPGLKG, from the coding sequence ATGCCTGAATCGCACGCCGGACTGGACCGGCTACGCCGCTTTATCGCCACCGCGACGCGGCTGGCGTCGCCACAGGCGCTGGAGCAGACGCCCGCCCTGCAGGCCGCGTTCGCGGATCTGGTGGCCCATGACGACTGGCTGCCCGAGGCCTGTACCGCGCCGCATCCTCAGTACTACCAGCAGTATCTGCTGCATTGCGATCCGCTGGAGCGCTTCTCGCTGGTGAGCTTTGTGTGGGGGCCGGGCCAGTTCACGCCGGTGCATGATCACGAAGTCTGGGGCTACGTAGGCATGCTGCGCGGCGCCGAGATCAATCAGCGCTATGTGCGGCGCGCGGATGGTGCCCTGGCGCAGGCGGGAGAGGCCACGACCCTGCAGCCCGGCGACGTGGAGCGCCTGTCGCCCGCCGAAGGCGACATCCATCGCGTGTCCAACGCCTATCCTGACCGCGTGTCGATCAGCGTGCATCTTTATGGCGGCAATATCGGCGCCGTCTCGCGCCATGTCTATGACCCCGCCACCGGGCAGGCCAAGCCGTTCGTGTCGGGCTATTCGTCGCCCAGCCTGCCCAATTTGTGGGACAGATCCGAAGCCGTGCGCGCCGCGATTCCCGGCTTGAAGGGCTAG
- a CDS encoding IclR family transcriptional regulator, with protein sequence MDKTLLKGLMVLEAVTDVDNPPRTIDALAARVGLTRSNTHRTLQTLIHAGYVIKDDDGGGYRGAVRLFELAARQLAQLDVRKLAAPFMRTLADQTGETVHLSVLDGFDVVYVDKIDSPQPIRAYSMVGGRAPAYAVATGKALLAYQTEGYVERYADQMVRHTPSTIVSMALLKDELRKIARAGYAVNRGEWREGVGGLAVTVFNSLDQPVAAVGISGPLDRLSAARMKQLAPDVAACAQSISQGMGYRRGFLDQ encoded by the coding sequence ATGGACAAGACGCTGCTCAAAGGTCTGATGGTGTTGGAGGCCGTGACCGATGTGGACAATCCGCCGCGCACGATCGACGCGCTGGCCGCCCGGGTGGGACTGACCCGCAGCAACACGCACCGGACCTTGCAGACGCTGATACACGCCGGCTACGTGATCAAGGACGACGACGGCGGCGGATATCGCGGCGCGGTGCGCCTCTTCGAACTGGCGGCGCGGCAGCTTGCGCAGCTGGACGTCCGCAAGCTGGCGGCGCCTTTCATGCGCACGCTGGCCGACCAGACGGGCGAGACGGTGCACCTGTCGGTGCTGGACGGCTTTGACGTGGTCTACGTGGACAAGATCGACAGCCCGCAGCCCATACGCGCCTATTCCATGGTGGGGGGGCGCGCGCCCGCGTATGCGGTGGCCACCGGCAAGGCCTTGCTGGCCTATCAGACCGAAGGCTATGTCGAGCGCTATGCGGACCAGATGGTGCGCCACACGCCTTCCACCATCGTGTCCATGGCGCTGCTCAAGGACGAACTGCGCAAAATTGCGCGCGCCGGCTATGCGGTCAATCGCGGCGAATGGCGCGAAGGCGTGGGCGGGCTGGCCGTCACCGTGTTCAACAGCCTGGACCAGCCCGTGGCGGCGGTGGGCATCTCCGGCCCGCTGGACCGCTTGAGCGCCGCCAGGATGAAGCAGCTGGCGCCCGATGTGGCGGCCTGTGCGCAGTCCATCTCGCAAGGGATGGGGTATCGCCGGGGTTTCCTGGATCAATAG
- a CDS encoding Bug family tripartite tricarboxylate transporter substrate binding protein encodes MRHLWSIALAAAVMTLTANPAAADTWPAKPVRMVVPFPPGGATDAAARIYAQHLGDYLGQSVVVENKAGAGGEIGAEYVAKSPADGYTLLMGAVGSHAIHAAMPDKPGYDFGTAFVGVSMATSMPMAVAVNSSKIPASNVQELIALARSKPGSITFGSAGPGTSQHMAGELFQVATGTRLMHVPYRGSGPAITDLLGGQIDMVIETLPALLPQVASGKIRLLGVTTATRATALPDLPTLMEQGVKDYSVATTYALLAPAGTPPSVVDRLSAGMQQAAAMQSVQQAALKLGADAVATSPADTSRVLKQEVARWADVVRLSSVK; translated from the coding sequence ATGAGACATTTGTGGAGCATTGCGCTGGCTGCCGCGGTTATGACGCTGACTGCCAACCCGGCCGCCGCCGACACCTGGCCCGCCAAACCCGTGCGCATGGTGGTGCCCTTCCCGCCGGGCGGCGCCACCGATGCCGCCGCACGCATCTATGCGCAGCACCTGGGCGACTACCTGGGACAAAGCGTGGTGGTGGAAAACAAGGCCGGTGCGGGCGGCGAGATCGGCGCGGAGTACGTGGCCAAGTCGCCGGCCGACGGCTACACGCTTCTGATGGGCGCGGTGGGCAGCCATGCGATCCATGCCGCCATGCCCGACAAACCCGGCTACGACTTCGGCACGGCGTTTGTGGGAGTATCCATGGCGACCAGCATGCCGATGGCGGTGGCGGTGAACAGCAGCAAGATCCCCGCCAGCAATGTGCAGGAGCTGATCGCGCTGGCCAGGAGCAAGCCCGGCTCCATCACTTTCGGGTCGGCGGGCCCCGGCACGTCGCAGCACATGGCGGGCGAACTCTTCCAGGTGGCCACCGGCACCAGGCTCATGCACGTGCCTTACCGCGGCAGCGGCCCGGCCATTACCGACCTCCTGGGCGGACAGATCGACATGGTCATCGAAACGCTGCCCGCGCTGCTGCCGCAAGTGGCCAGCGGCAAGATCCGGCTGCTGGGCGTCACGACCGCCACGCGGGCCACGGCCCTGCCCGACCTGCCGACCCTGATGGAACAGGGTGTAAAGGACTATTCGGTCGCCACCACCTACGCCTTGCTGGCGCCTGCCGGTACGCCGCCTTCGGTGGTCGACAGGCTGTCGGCCGGCATGCAGCAAGCCGCCGCGATGCAATCGGTGCAGCAGGCCGCCTTGAAGCTGGGCGCCGATGCCGTGGCCACCTCGCCCGCCGACACCAGCCGCGTGCTCAAGCAGGAGGTCGCGCGCTGGGCGGACGTCGTACGCCTGTCGTCGGTCAAATGA
- a CDS encoding CaiB/BaiF CoA transferase family protein, with amino-acid sequence MTPSSALAGITVLEICNVAAGPFCGMLLADMGADVIKLENPEGGDTLRSWPPISDGYSENFASLNRNKRSVTLNLKDPGDQALARELALTADVLIENNRPGVMDRLGLGYAQLREANPRLVYCSISAYGQSGPRAQEGGFDLTIQAMSGIMSVTGEAGGEPVKCGVPVADFSAGLYGAFAIASALRAAQASGRGTHIDVPMLGATLGIAALQTSEYFGSGKDPVKLGSAHPRNAPYQAFRCKGGYFGMAAGNQALWKGVCETVGRADLLADPRFTDTSARARNQGALRDILEAIFAEDDAQAWLARFRAAGVPCAPINTYSEVLADPQVEHMGWVQPLELPNGVQTRSFGLPVRFDGETTALRRRPPALGEHNDEVLGALRAAGKGAAA; translated from the coding sequence ATGACACCCAGTTCGGCGCTTGCCGGCATCACGGTGCTGGAGATTTGCAACGTCGCGGCGGGACCCTTTTGCGGCATGTTGTTGGCGGACATGGGCGCGGACGTGATCAAGCTGGAAAACCCGGAAGGCGGCGATACGCTGCGCAGCTGGCCGCCGATTTCGGACGGCTACAGCGAAAACTTCGCTTCGCTCAACCGCAACAAGCGCTCGGTGACGCTGAACCTGAAAGACCCGGGCGACCAGGCCCTGGCGCGCGAGCTGGCGCTGACCGCCGACGTGTTGATCGAGAACAACCGGCCGGGCGTGATGGACCGCCTGGGCCTGGGCTACGCGCAACTGCGCGAGGCCAATCCCAGGCTGGTGTATTGCTCGATATCCGCCTATGGCCAATCGGGCCCGCGCGCCCAGGAAGGCGGCTTCGACCTGACCATCCAGGCCATGAGCGGCATCATGAGCGTCACCGGCGAGGCCGGCGGCGAACCGGTCAAATGCGGCGTGCCGGTGGCGGATTTTTCGGCGGGGCTGTATGGCGCCTTCGCCATTGCGTCCGCGCTGCGCGCGGCCCAGGCCAGCGGGCGGGGCACCCACATCGACGTGCCGATGCTGGGCGCCACGCTGGGCATCGCGGCCTTGCAGACCTCGGAATACTTCGGCAGCGGCAAAGACCCCGTCAAGCTGGGTTCCGCGCATCCGCGCAATGCGCCATACCAGGCATTCCGCTGCAAGGGCGGCTACTTCGGCATGGCGGCGGGCAACCAGGCCTTGTGGAAGGGCGTGTGCGAGACCGTGGGCCGCGCAGACCTGCTGGCCGACCCCCGCTTCACGGACACCAGCGCCCGCGCGCGCAACCAGGGCGCGCTGCGCGACATCCTGGAAGCGATCTTCGCCGAGGACGATGCGCAGGCCTGGCTGGCGCGTTTTCGCGCGGCGGGCGTGCCGTGCGCGCCGATCAACACCTATTCCGAGGTCCTGGCGGATCCGCAAGTCGAGCACATGGGCTGGGTGCAGCCGCTGGAGCTGCCCAATGGCGTGCAGACCCGCAGCTTCGGCCTGCCGGTGCGCTTCGACGGAGAAACCACGGCGCTGCGCCGCCGTCCTCCCGCGCTGGGCGAACACAACGACGAAGTGCTGGGCGCGCTGCGCGCCGCCGGCAAGGGAGCGGCGGCATGA